The following proteins come from a genomic window of Panicum hallii strain FIL2 chromosome 8, PHallii_v3.1, whole genome shotgun sequence:
- the LOC112902699 gene encoding transcription factor GTE1-like produces the protein MTPTNGAAAPEAVAEAALAPEVESDAFQCQVDDLVSKTDVLERRVNEVVDFYDGKKHGSGGRKGGRHGAYGRGMPDLMRQLGVILREITDDNDAWPFREPVDVVGLHLHDYYKIITKPMDFSTIQNKMEGKDVTTYKNVREIYADVRLIFANAMKYNDDENIVHLLAKSLLEKFEEKWRQFLPKVESEEKRQKEEESKGVLATNTSREAAIAKLAKDTDDELNQINKQLEELRKMVVHRCRKMTTDEKRKLGAGLCHLSPDDLNKALEIVAQDNPSFQTKAEEVDLDMDAQSETTLWRLKFFVREALERQANVASGKMDENAKRKREICNALAKTASKRIKKQP, from the exons ATGACGCCGACGAACGGTGCAGCAGCGCCAGAAGCGGTGGCGGAGGCAGCGCTGGCCCCCGAGGTGGAGTCCGACGCGTTCCAGTGCCAGGTCGACGACCTCGTCTCCAAGACCGACGTG CTAGAGAGACGGGTGAACGAGGTGGTGGACTTCTACGATGGCAAGAAgcacggcagcggcgggcgtAAGGGCGGCAGGCATGGGGCATACGGGAGGGGGATGCCCGACCTTATGCGCCAGTTGGGCGTGATTTTACGAGAG ATCACCGATGATAATGATGCATGGCCATTTCGGGAGCCAGTGGATGTTGTAGGACTGCACCTTCATGACTATTACAAG ATTATTACCAAACCTATGGACTTCTCTACTATTCAAAATAAAATGGAAGGGAAGGATGTTACCACTTACAAAAATGTTCGAGAAATATATGCAGATGTTAGATTAATTTTTGCCAACGCAATGAAGTACAATGATGATGAGAATATTGTCCACTTGCTCGCTAAATCATTGCTTGAGAAATTTGAAGAGAAGTGGCGGCAATTTCTTCCTAAAGTTGAGAGTGAG GAAAAAAGACAAAAGGAAGAGGAATCAAAGGGTGTTCTAGCCACCAATACTTCTCGAGAAGCAGCAATTGCAAAGTTAGCAAAAGATACTGATGATGAG CTGAATCAGATCAATAAACAGCTGGAGGAACTCCGGAAAATGGTGGTCCACAGATGCAG GAAAATGACCACAGATGAGAAGAGGAAACTGGGTGCAGGTCTCTGCCACTTGTCTCCAGACGATCTTAACAAGGCACTAGAAATTGTTGCACAAGACAACCCAAGCTTCCAAACTAAAGCAGAAGAAGTGGATCTCGACATGGATGCTCAG AGCGAGACAACACTATGGAGGCTGAAATTCTTTGTGCGGGAAGCGCTGGAACGACAGGCCAACGTTGCCTCTGGGAAGATGGACGAGAACGccaagagaaagagagagatatGCAATGCCCTGGCCAAAACTGCTTCAAAACGAATCAAGAAGCAGCCCTAG